A DNA window from Pleuronectes platessa chromosome 19, fPlePla1.1, whole genome shotgun sequence contains the following coding sequences:
- the LOC128425216 gene encoding sterol 26-hydroxylase, mitochondrial-like: MNTHVVDSLLLLFIFTCIKTWTIEATKLTSLLGSEPTLAVTLTRHQSPCVNPTEEVLELQPISGRTLYPTKKYLLTHIICSKIEHRKIYGPLWKSELGPLTLVNMAQADLIEQVLRQDGKHPIRTDMPFLRLYQEMRNQAYGPLTEIGANWQRTRSILNPWMLIPKHCRSVNHFLKESHSHSH; encoded by the exons ATGAACACTCATGTGGTTGAcagcctgctgctgcttttcattttcaccTGTATCAAGACCTGGACAATAGAAGCTACAAAACTAACAT CCCTGTTGGGCTCTGAACCTACCCTGGCTGTAACGCTAACCAGACATCAGTCTCCGTGCGTTAACCCAACCGAGGAAGTTCTTGAGTTGCAGCCAATCAGCGGCAGG ACACTCTATcccacaaaaaaatatttattaactCATATCATTTGCTCAAAGATTGAGCACCGCAAGATCTACGGTCCGCTGTGGAAGTCGGAGTTAGGCCCTCTGACCCTTGTGAACATGGCTCAGGCGGACCTGATAGAGCAGGTTTTGAGGCAGGATGGGAAACATCCGATCCGGACCGACATGCCCTTCTTGAGGTTGTACCAAGAGATGAGGAACCAGGCCTATGGACCCCTGACCGA GATTGGGGCCAACTGGCAGCGGACCCGCAGTATCCTGAACCCGTGGATGTTGATACCCAAACACTGTCGATCTGTCAATCATTTCCTCAAGGAAAGCCACTCCCACTCCCACTGA
- the LOC128425144 gene encoding O-acyltransferase like protein-like — MALGFLLFFLFARSSLQLETTQALNVTKKCEEDINAFLWELNQERPREYAVNMYDAFGKMGSNVEGGNVNQPGSREQCQSSHGSTFSGQYCQVFLQQETVRYFVGICVPDSCKEEDVEMLVLYGRLQIGQTSLIPPFPSILVNQTAQALLMTHCLSNTVSPDAFDVTCLFVCSVMVAIPLAATLLTAIIRWKKNREVSPSLESSSVNTGINLYGTLKSNGSSGSERNGGSLEEKDSTSHTPLCFPQSCVNQGLEALSLQNNSQSVLSTSSSITGGGYSSLNGIRVLSLFWIMCGHSTQFSVMFLLDNKKHLEKAAKSNPLHVIAGAGPGFLAVDSFLVLGGLLSARYLLNSINRADGKLSISMVASYLFNRIKRIQPLHLFILCFSTGLDSLVRGGPFWFQITETRADCKTYWWGNVLLISNLLTPSQLCIPWAWYLSLDFQCYATTPPLLYFYKLNKGVFAAVAGGLMLMTIASGAIGTALLQLPVFQPSSGLNLNYGLHYYMKPYTRYGPYLIGVLTGIYLTTKKDPVLKHKWQAALGWFCCLSLLAVVVGLAYVLKEEPTSLSLPHAFYQGVHRSLWALAVTWIIVACEEGYGGFIKSFLSLGFWLPLSNISFACYLSHPIFMRIYTGLQETLIHYTDLNFTYIFLGHVVLTLVGSYVLTVLIEKTYLLKYSRT, encoded by the exons ATGGCTCTGggttttttgttgttctttctgTTTGCAAGGTCTAGTTTACAGCTGGAAACCACACAGGCATTGAATGTGACAAAAAAATGTGAGGAGGACATCAACGCTTTCCTCTGGGAACTAAACCAGGAGAGACCACGGGAATACGCTGTCAACA TGTATGATGCGTTTGGAAAGATGGGCAGCAATGTTGAAGGAGGTAATGTCAACCAGCCGGGATCGCGGGAGCAGTGTCAGTCTTCCCATGGCTCCACCTTCTCTGGACAGTACTGCCAGGTGTTTCTTCAGCAG GAAACAGTCCGCTATTTTGTGGGTATTTGTGTTCCTGACTCCTGCAAGGAAGAGGATGTGGAAATGCTGGTGCTATACG GGAGACTTCAGATTGGTCAGACGTCCCTaattcctccttttccttccatCCTGGTCAATCAAACCGCTCAGGCATTGTTGATGACCCATTGTTTGTCCAACACCGTTTCCCCAGATGCATTTGATGTCACCTGCCT gtttgtgtgttcCGTGATGGTCGCGATACCTCTTGCCGCCACCCTGCTCACTGCTATAATAAGGTGGAAAAAGAACAGGGAGGTCAGTCCGTCTCTTGAATCATCCTCTGTAAACACTGGCATCAACCTTTATGGGACCCTGAAGAGCAATGGCTCCTCTGGCAGTGAAAGGAACGGTGGCAGCCTAGAGGAAAAGG ATAGCACCAGCCACACACCACTGTGTTTTCCTCAAAGCTGTGTGAACCAGGGCCTGGAGGCACTTTCTCTTCAGAATAACAGCCAAAGTGTCCTGAGCACCTCCTCATCCATCACAGGAGGGGGCTACTCCTCCCTGAACGGCATCCGTGTCCTCAGCCTGTTCTGGATCATGTGTGGCCACTCCACCCAGTTTTCTGTCATGTTCCTCCTAG ATAACAAGAAACATTTGGAGAAAGCAGCTAAGAGCAACCCTCTCCATGTGATTGCAGGAGCTGGACCTGGTTTTCTGGCTGTTGACAGCTTTTTGGTGCTGGG GGGTCTGCTCAGTGCCAGGTATCTGCTAAACTCCATCAACAGGGCTGATGGCAAACTGAGCATCTCTATGGTGGCCAGCTACCTCTTCAACAGGATTAAAAG GATTCAACCACTGCATCTGTTCATCCTGTGTTTCAGTACCGGCCTCGACTCTTTAGTACGGGGGGGGCCATTCTGGTTCCAAATTACTGAGACAAGGGCGGACTGTAAGACTTACTGGTGGGGGAACGTGCTGTTGATTAGCAATCTCCTCACACCCTCACAGCTG tgcaTCCCGTGGGCATGGTACTTGTCTCTTGACTTCCAGTGTTATGCCACCACTCCACCGTTGCTCTATTTTTACAAATT GAACAAAGGTGTGTTTGCGGCTGTGGCAGGAGGCCTGATGCTGATGACCATTGCTTCTGGTGCCATCGGGACTGCGCTCCTGCAGCTGCCAGTCTTCCAGCCATCTTCAGG GTTAAATTTGAATTATGGCTTACATTACTATATGAAACCCTACACAAGATATGGGCCATATTTAATAGGGGTCTTGACTGGAATATACTTGACCACAAAGAAAGATCCGGTCCTAAAGCACAAG TGGCAGGCTGCACTTGGTTGGTTCTGCTGTCTTTCACTTTTGGCTGTGGTGGTTGGATTAGCCTACGTCCTAAAGGAGGAGCCAACCTCTCTGTCGTTGCCACATGCCTTCTATCAAGGAGTGCACAGATCCCTCTGGGCTTTGGCTGTGACCTGGATCATAGTGGCCTGCGAGGAAGGTTATGGAG GTTTTATCAAGAGCTTCTTGTCATTGGGTTTCTGGCTTCCACTTTCCAACATCAGTTTTGCCTGCTACCTGTCACATCCTATTTTCATGAGAATCTATACAGGCCTGCAAGAGACCCTGATCCACTACACAGACTTAAACTTT ACGTACATTTTCCTCGGCCATGTGGTGCTGACCCTGGTGGGGAGCTACGTGCTGACTGTGCTGATTGAGAAGACCTACCTTCTAAAATACAGCCGTACATAG